The Sulfolobus islandicus Y.N.15.51 sequence CGTTAAGAGTTTAAGATAAAGCTTTTTCCAAGATCCAGCCCGATAATTTACTACAAGTCTGTGGGCTTACATGTATTCCATTCCCACATTTGGTTAAGCTTTTACAACTTAAGCAAGGAATCTCATCTAAACCGTTAAGATTTATATAAATGTTTATATTATAATTGCTGTCAACTGCAAATAATTTAACTATGTTTTTTCCATTTTCTTTCACAGCTTTTTTAATAATTAGTTTCTTCTCAACTAATCTTTTTATAATTCCACTAATTTCTCTTATGGGCAAACCGACTGATTTAGCCAATTCTTGTTGCGAAATTCCTTTTTCTCCCATTTCTTTTATCTTTTTATGTACTATTGCTTCATAATTACTTGTTGAATCTGATTCCATCTTTTACACCCGTGTTGGCTAAAATATATATATGCATTCCACGCTTATTTATTTTACTGTTTTTATGGGTACGTTAAACACTCTTTAGTGACAATTGACTACTTTTCAATAGTTTTAATAATAAATAAGATTTAAAATGAGCAAATAC is a genomic window containing:
- a CDS encoding winged helix-turn-helix transcriptional regulator, with amino-acid sequence MESDSTSNYEAIVHKKIKEMGEKGISQQELAKSVGLPIREISGIIKRLVEKKLIIKKAVKENGKNIVKLFAVDSNYNINIYINLNGLDEIPCLSCKSLTKCGNGIHVSPQTCSKLSGWILEKALS